The Arachis ipaensis cultivar K30076 chromosome B07, Araip1.1, whole genome shotgun sequence genome includes a window with the following:
- the LOC107609802 gene encoding cytochrome b561 and DOMON domain-containing protein At3g61750 isoform X1 (The sequence of the model RefSeq protein was modified relative to this genomic sequence to represent the inferred CDS: added 69 bases not found in genome assembly) translates to MPMLSPSFLTLSLLFPITALAQNNAETTCQNTNYQIFLPPPYQNISSTICKPVWNTYEMRYTKNGDITTIILSAPYTVGWVGIGFSRNSSMVGSSAMVGWINKHGHTKIKQFYLKGKKQSEVIAGKGELPLNTVSPAVATNGAEIYLAFQLKTEVPYGKQPILLAFGTKTPQNHHLSKHDDRTSIIFDFSSVAGPQDPASDGLILMRRNHGIVGIIGWGLILPVGAIVARYLRHKDPLWFYLHSVIQFVGFAFTLGTVLLGIQLYNNMHAHIPAHRGIGIFVLVLTILQILAFFLRPNKDSKYRNLWNLYHSWSGRMALFFASLNIVLGMQAAGAGSDWKIGYGFLVSIIIIAIVVLEVLAYLKRSEKRSLHGSFQMDSVPDPSFPNNFSKVSNVPIQAQAGYGI, encoded by the exons aatgcagaaactACCTGCCAGAATACAAATTATCAGATTTTCCTCCCTCCACCATACCAAAATATATCCTCTACCATATGCAAGCCTGTTTGGAATACCTATGAAATGAGG TACACCAAGAATGGTGATATCACAACTATCATACTATCTGCTCCCTACACCGTTGGGTGGGTGGGAATTGGATTTTCCAGAAATAGTTCCATGGTTGGTTCAAGCGCAATGGTGGGATGGATTAACAAGCATGGTCACACTAAAATTAAGCAGTTTTATTTAAAGGGTAAGAAGCAATCAGAAGTTATAGCAGGCAAAGGCGAACTACCTCTAAATACTGTGTCTCCTGCTGTTGCCACAAATGGAGCTGAAATTTATTTGGCATTTCAGCTCAAAACGGAGGTTCCATATGGAAAGCAGCCGATTTTATTGGCCTTTGGTACTAAGACTCCACAAAATCATCACCTCTCAAAGCATGATGACAGAACATCCATCATATTTGATTTTTCTTCAG TGGCAGGTCCACAAGATCCAGCATCAGATGGGTTGATTCTGATGAGGAGGAACCATGGAATAGTGGGAATAATAGGATGGGGACTAATCCTGCCAGTAGGGGCAATTGTTGCCAGATACTTGAGGCACAAAGATCCCCTTTGGTTTTATCTCCATTCAGTTATTCAGTTTGTTGGATTTGCATTTACACTGGGCACAGTCCTTCTTGGAATACAGCTCTACAACAACATGCATGCTCACATACCAGCTCACAGAGGCATAGGCATCTTTGTCCTTGTGCTAACTATTCTTCAG ATACTGGCCTTCTTCTTGAGGCCAAACAAGGATTCCAAGTATCGGAACCTTTGGAATTTGTACCACAGTTGGTCTGGAAGAATGGCACTTTTCTTTGCATCCTTGAACATAGTACTGGGAATGCAAGCGGCTGGGGCAGGGAGTGATTGGAAGATAGGTTATGGATTCCTTGTTAGTATCATAATCATTGCAATTGTCGTTTTGGAAGTATTGGCATATTTGAAAAGGTCAGAGAAGCGTTCACTTCATGGGAGTTTCCAAATGGACTCAGTTCCAGATCCTTCCTTTCCAAATAATTTTTCCAAAG TGTCAAATGTTCCCATTCAAGCACAAGCAGGCTATGGAATATGA
- the LOC107608146 gene encoding uncharacterized protein LOC107608146 → MMEYPNPRGKIMMMKPVLSFCLVSVLLSLLLFIFYSLKPFLLQQFSKTCIFLLCNGLMFFIAINSGLNASPPEEENTLMIVERENSLQDTLEQEDFEDKIVTMVEQQVEREGEPNNAIVIVDGHGAVDTEELNKKCEEFIKKMKAAFNSEARDNRWLVPAYYPPLSLLT, encoded by the exons ATGATGGAGTATCCAAACCCGAGAGGCAAGATAATGATGATGAAGCCTGTGCTTTCTTTTTGTCTTGTTAGTGTTTTGCTTTCCTTgcttctcttcatcttctactcCTTGAAGCCCTTCCTCCTCCAGCAGTTCTCCAAGACCTGCATCTTCCTTCTCTGCAATGGACTCATGTTCTTCATAGCCATCAACTCTGGTCTCAATGCATCCCCGCCAGAAGAAGAAAACACTTTGATGATAGTGGAACGTGAGAATTCATTGCAAGACACTCTTGAACAAGAAGACTTTGAAGACAAGATTGTAACCATGGTAGAACAACAAGTTGAGAGAGAGGGAGAGCCAAATAATGCTATAGTGATTGTTGATGGACATGGTGCAGTGGACACAGAGGAGTTAAACAAGAAATGCGAAGAATTCATTAAGAAGATGAAAGCAGCATTCAACTCTGAAGCAAGAGATAACCGGTGGCTGGTCCCTGCAT ATTATCCTCCTCTTTCTCTTCTAACTTAA
- the LOC107608568 gene encoding uncharacterized protein LOC107608568: MSNQMLSSCCSILIKSSTTAPSWMVILIAFSLLVLLSFGYFSILYTSLVLLFSSTLFYTLLFSRHKPVVVEEKVLISPPPPPQEDADEIQEQEVPTCEDSEEVDWCSDGSISDEDSLIEIALHKEEPLYRNYYSLQQKRREALFSHHQSLMEFLSELNNDVSEEENLIEIDISMGSIKYSSRFEIKA; encoded by the coding sequence ATGAGCAATCAAATGCTATCTTCTTGTTGCTCTATACTCATCAAGAGTAGTACTACTGCTCCCTCATGGATGGTGATCCTTATTGCTTTTTCGCTGTTGGTGCTGCTGtcatttggatatttttctatcCTCTACACATCTCTAGTACTgcttttctcttctactcttttctacACTCTACTATTCTCAAGGCACAAACCAGTAGTAGTGGAAGAAAAGGTTCTTATtagtcctcctcctcctcctcaagaAGATGCTGATGAGATACAAGAACAAGAGGTGCCAACTTGTGAGGACTCTGAAGAAGTGGATTGGTGCTCAGATGGATCAATCTCTGATGAGGACAGCCTCATAGAAATTGCGCTTCACAAAGAAGAACCACTGTACAGGAACTACTACAGTTTGCAGCAGAAGAGGAGGGAGGCCCTTTTCAGCCATCATCAGAGTCTAATGGAGTTCTTATCTGAACTTAATAATGACGTGAGTGAGGAAGAAAACTTGATAGAGATTGACATATCCATGGGTTCCATTAAGTACTCCTCCAGGTTTGAAATTAAAGCCTGA
- the LOC107609802 gene encoding cytochrome b561 and DOMON domain-containing protein At3g61750 isoform X3 (The sequence of the model RefSeq protein was modified relative to this genomic sequence to represent the inferred CDS: added 69 bases not found in genome assembly) codes for MPMLSPSFLTLSLLFPITALAQNNAETTCQNTNYQIFLPPPYQNISSTICKPVWNTYEMRYTKNGDITTIILSAPYTVGWVGIGFSRNSSMVGSSAMVGWINKHGHTKIKQFYLKGKKQSEVIAGKGELPLNTVSPAVATNGAEIYLAFQLKTEVPYGKQPILLAFGTKTPQNHHLSKHDDRTSIIFDFSSVAGPQDPASDGLILMRRNHGIVGIIGWGLILPVGAIVARYLRHKDPLWFYLHSVIQFVGFAFTLGTVLLGIQLYNNMHAHIPAHRGIGIFVLVLTILQILAFFLRPNKDSKYRNLWNLYHSWSGRMALFFASLNIVLGMQAAGAGSDWKIGYGFLVSIIIIAIVVLEVLAYLKRSEKRSLHGSFQMDSVPDPSFPNNFSKG; via the exons aatgcagaaactACCTGCCAGAATACAAATTATCAGATTTTCCTCCCTCCACCATACCAAAATATATCCTCTACCATATGCAAGCCTGTTTGGAATACCTATGAAATGAGG TACACCAAGAATGGTGATATCACAACTATCATACTATCTGCTCCCTACACCGTTGGGTGGGTGGGAATTGGATTTTCCAGAAATAGTTCCATGGTTGGTTCAAGCGCAATGGTGGGATGGATTAACAAGCATGGTCACACTAAAATTAAGCAGTTTTATTTAAAGGGTAAGAAGCAATCAGAAGTTATAGCAGGCAAAGGCGAACTACCTCTAAATACTGTGTCTCCTGCTGTTGCCACAAATGGAGCTGAAATTTATTTGGCATTTCAGCTCAAAACGGAGGTTCCATATGGAAAGCAGCCGATTTTATTGGCCTTTGGTACTAAGACTCCACAAAATCATCACCTCTCAAAGCATGATGACAGAACATCCATCATATTTGATTTTTCTTCAG TGGCAGGTCCACAAGATCCAGCATCAGATGGGTTGATTCTGATGAGGAGGAACCATGGAATAGTGGGAATAATAGGATGGGGACTAATCCTGCCAGTAGGGGCAATTGTTGCCAGATACTTGAGGCACAAAGATCCCCTTTGGTTTTATCTCCATTCAGTTATTCAGTTTGTTGGATTTGCATTTACACTGGGCACAGTCCTTCTTGGAATACAGCTCTACAACAACATGCATGCTCACATACCAGCTCACAGAGGCATAGGCATCTTTGTCCTTGTGCTAACTATTCTTCAG ATACTGGCCTTCTTCTTGAGGCCAAACAAGGATTCCAAGTATCGGAACCTTTGGAATTTGTACCACAGTTGGTCTGGAAGAATGGCACTTTTCTTTGCATCCTTGAACATAGTACTGGGAATGCAAGCGGCTGGGGCAGGGAGTGATTGGAAGATAGGTTATGGATTCCTTGTTAGTATCATAATCATTGCAATTGTCGTTTTGGAAGTATTGGCATATTTGAAAAGGTCAGAGAAGCGTTCACTTCATGGGAGTTTCCAAATGGACTCAGTTCCAGATCCTTCCTTTCCAAATAATTTTTCCAAAG GGTGA
- the LOC107609859 gene encoding nudix hydrolase 2 isoform X1: MGEGGIELLKAEEDKHGGVVVNVEVEDPIEPLNFSSWLQASISNWSQQGKKGVWIKLPIKHSNLVDTAVKAGFRYHHAEPDHLMLVYWIPHSPDTIPQNASHRVGIGAFVINNNREMLVVQETDGRFKGTGIWKMPTGTVNEGEDICAAAIREVKEETGIETEFVEILAFRQSHKSFFQKSDMFFVSMLRPLSFDIHSQASEIVASKWMSIEEYAAQSFVQEHDLFRFIAEICLSKLDGKYTGFSNLLTTTSSGKNTYLYFNGHDASNLVDSKNQQA; the protein is encoded by the exons atgggagAAGGAGGCATTGAATTGCTTAAAGCAGAAGAGGATAAACACGGCGGAGTTGTTGTCAACGTGGAAGTGGAGGACCCTATAGAGCCTCTGAATTTCAGTTCTTGGTTGCAAGCTTCAATCTCGAATTGGAGCCAACAGGGAAAGAAGGGCGTGTGGATTAAGCTTCCCATAAAACATTCAAATCTTGTTGACACTGCGGTGAAGGCTGGATTCAGATACCACCATGCCGAACCAGATCACCTCATGCTTGTATACTGGATTCCTCATTCTCCTGATACCATCCCACAGAATGCTTCGCACCGTGTTGGTATTGGTGCTTTTGTCATCAACAACAACAGAGAG ATGCTTGTGGTTCAAGAAACTGATGGCAGATTCAAAGGCACCGGTATATGGAAGATGCCTACAGGAACTGTTAATGAA gGTGAGGACATATGTGCAGCTGCAATTAGAGAAGTGAAAGAAGAGACAGGG ATAGAGACAGAATTTGTCGAAATCTTAGCATTCAG GCAAAGCCACAAATCATTCTTCCAAAAGTCAGATATGTTCTTTGTTTCCATGTTACGTCCTCTCTCCTTTGACATCCATAGTCAGGCTTCAGAAATTGTGGCATCTAAG TGGATGTCTATTGAAGAATATGCAGCCCAGTCTTTTGTGCAAGAACATGATCTCTTTCGCTTTATTGCAGAGATATGTTTATCAAAGTTGGATGGAAAGTACACTGGTTTTTCTAACCTGCTTACTACTACATCTTCCGGTAAAAATACCTATCTGTACTTCAATGGCCATGATGCTAGCAACCTGGTAGATTCCAAGAATCAGCAAGCTTGA
- the LOC107609859 gene encoding nudix hydrolase 2 isoform X2: MGEGGIELLKAEEDKHGGVVVNVEVEDPIEPLNFSSWLQASISNWSQQGKKGVWIKLPIKHSNLVDTAVKAGFRYHHAEPDHLMLVYWIPHSPDTIPQNASHRVGIGAFVINNNREGEDICAAAIREVKEETGIETEFVEILAFRQSHKSFFQKSDMFFVSMLRPLSFDIHSQASEIVASKWMSIEEYAAQSFVQEHDLFRFIAEICLSKLDGKYTGFSNLLTTTSSGKNTYLYFNGHDASNLVDSKNQQA, translated from the exons atgggagAAGGAGGCATTGAATTGCTTAAAGCAGAAGAGGATAAACACGGCGGAGTTGTTGTCAACGTGGAAGTGGAGGACCCTATAGAGCCTCTGAATTTCAGTTCTTGGTTGCAAGCTTCAATCTCGAATTGGAGCCAACAGGGAAAGAAGGGCGTGTGGATTAAGCTTCCCATAAAACATTCAAATCTTGTTGACACTGCGGTGAAGGCTGGATTCAGATACCACCATGCCGAACCAGATCACCTCATGCTTGTATACTGGATTCCTCATTCTCCTGATACCATCCCACAGAATGCTTCGCACCGTGTTGGTATTGGTGCTTTTGTCATCAACAACAACAGAGAG gGTGAGGACATATGTGCAGCTGCAATTAGAGAAGTGAAAGAAGAGACAGGG ATAGAGACAGAATTTGTCGAAATCTTAGCATTCAG GCAAAGCCACAAATCATTCTTCCAAAAGTCAGATATGTTCTTTGTTTCCATGTTACGTCCTCTCTCCTTTGACATCCATAGTCAGGCTTCAGAAATTGTGGCATCTAAG TGGATGTCTATTGAAGAATATGCAGCCCAGTCTTTTGTGCAAGAACATGATCTCTTTCGCTTTATTGCAGAGATATGTTTATCAAAGTTGGATGGAAAGTACACTGGTTTTTCTAACCTGCTTACTACTACATCTTCCGGTAAAAATACCTATCTGTACTTCAATGGCCATGATGCTAGCAACCTGGTAGATTCCAAGAATCAGCAAGCTTGA
- the LOC107609602 gene encoding SNF1-related protein kinase regulatory subunit beta-2, producing the protein MGSHGKGKDGEGTSGLKDDDKYEPQLRFHTPTAAAPQRQMQDGYVERVVHQRLKRVNITWNHPVSRDVAVIGSWDNWETRDTLHLQSPPHPHAYAIVKALPTGIYHYRFIVDGYLTHAPEFPWAFDHSGFPYNILDLQDYIPETAARLGDAQDPPSPPWTYDNMLLNDDEFGRPPPELPPQLPLTTRDDPSSSSTVLPRPSHLELNHLYIHKTDGGDFAALRSTEKFGQKYVSMVLYKSLPRER; encoded by the exons ATGGGAAGTCACGGCAAAGGAAAAGACGGCGAAGGCACTTCTGGACTTAAAGATGATGACAAGTATGAACCACAATTGAGATTCCATACCCCCACAGCAGCAGCACCACAG CGGCAAATGCAAGATGGATATGTAGAAAGAGTGGTACATCAGAGATTGAAACGTGTGAATATTACTTGGAACCATCCAGTAAGCAGGGATGTTGCTGTTATAGGATCATGGGACAACTGGGAAACCAGAGACACCCTGCACTTGCAGTCTCCCCCTCATCCTCATGCTTATGCCATTGTTAAAGCACTCCCAACAGGTATCTATCATTACCGTTTCATTGTAGATGGTTATCTCACCCATGCTCCAGAATTCCCCTGGGCTTTTGATCATTCTGGTTTCCCCTACAACATCTTGGATTTGCAG GATTATATTCCAGAAACGGCTGCAAGGTTAGGTGATGCCCAAGATCCTCCATCCCCACCATGGACTTATGATAACATGCTCTTAAACGACGACGAATTTGGCAGACCTCCGCCGGAGTTACCACCACAACTACCACTGACAACAAGAGATGACCCTTCTTCTTCATCCACGGTTCTCCCTAGACCCTCCCATCTAGAACTCAATCATCTATACATCCACAAAACCGATGGGGGTGACTTCGCCGCCCTGCGTTCGACGGAGAAGTTTGGACAGAAATATGTGAGCATGGTGTTGTACAAGTCCCTGCCAAGGGAAAGATGA
- the LOC107609802 gene encoding cytochrome b561 and DOMON domain-containing protein At3g61750 isoform X2 (The sequence of the model RefSeq protein was modified relative to this genomic sequence to represent the inferred CDS: added 69 bases not found in genome assembly), translated as MPMLSPSFLTLSLLFPITALAQNNAETTCQNTNYQIFLPPPYQNISSTICKPVWNTYEMRYTKNGDITTIILSAPYTVGWVGIGFSRNSSMVGSSAMVGWINKHGHTKIKQFYLKGKKQSEVIAGKGELPLNTVSPAVATNGAEIYLAFQLKTEVPYGKQPILLAFGTKTPQNHHLSKHDDRTSIIFDFSSGPQDPASDGLILMRRNHGIVGIIGWGLILPVGAIVARYLRHKDPLWFYLHSVIQFVGFAFTLGTVLLGIQLYNNMHAHIPAHRGIGIFVLVLTILQILAFFLRPNKDSKYRNLWNLYHSWSGRMALFFASLNIVLGMQAAGAGSDWKIGYGFLVSIIIIAIVVLEVLAYLKRSEKRSLHGSFQMDSVPDPSFPNNFSKVSNVPIQAQAGYGI; from the exons aatgcagaaactACCTGCCAGAATACAAATTATCAGATTTTCCTCCCTCCACCATACCAAAATATATCCTCTACCATATGCAAGCCTGTTTGGAATACCTATGAAATGAGG TACACCAAGAATGGTGATATCACAACTATCATACTATCTGCTCCCTACACCGTTGGGTGGGTGGGAATTGGATTTTCCAGAAATAGTTCCATGGTTGGTTCAAGCGCAATGGTGGGATGGATTAACAAGCATGGTCACACTAAAATTAAGCAGTTTTATTTAAAGGGTAAGAAGCAATCAGAAGTTATAGCAGGCAAAGGCGAACTACCTCTAAATACTGTGTCTCCTGCTGTTGCCACAAATGGAGCTGAAATTTATTTGGCATTTCAGCTCAAAACGGAGGTTCCATATGGAAAGCAGCCGATTTTATTGGCCTTTGGTACTAAGACTCCACAAAATCATCACCTCTCAAAGCATGATGACAGAACATCCATCATATTTGATTTTTCTTCAG GTCCACAAGATCCAGCATCAGATGGGTTGATTCTGATGAGGAGGAACCATGGAATAGTGGGAATAATAGGATGGGGACTAATCCTGCCAGTAGGGGCAATTGTTGCCAGATACTTGAGGCACAAAGATCCCCTTTGGTTTTATCTCCATTCAGTTATTCAGTTTGTTGGATTTGCATTTACACTGGGCACAGTCCTTCTTGGAATACAGCTCTACAACAACATGCATGCTCACATACCAGCTCACAGAGGCATAGGCATCTTTGTCCTTGTGCTAACTATTCTTCAG ATACTGGCCTTCTTCTTGAGGCCAAACAAGGATTCCAAGTATCGGAACCTTTGGAATTTGTACCACAGTTGGTCTGGAAGAATGGCACTTTTCTTTGCATCCTTGAACATAGTACTGGGAATGCAAGCGGCTGGGGCAGGGAGTGATTGGAAGATAGGTTATGGATTCCTTGTTAGTATCATAATCATTGCAATTGTCGTTTTGGAAGTATTGGCATATTTGAAAAGGTCAGAGAAGCGTTCACTTCATGGGAGTTTCCAAATGGACTCAGTTCCAGATCCTTCCTTTCCAAATAATTTTTCCAAAG TGTCAAATGTTCCCATTCAAGCACAAGCAGGCTATGGAATATGA
- the LOC107609043 gene encoding fasciclin-like arabinogalactan protein 2 — translation MEKQGRVLFFSLTVTVLLFSLLSSTANGHNITRILASHPSLSTFNHYLTLTHLAAEINRRQTITVLALDNSAMSSLLDKHLSIGTLKNVLSLHVLVDYFGAKKLHQITNGTTLVSSMFQATGTAAGTAGYVNITNLKGGKVGFASEDNDGLHSFYVKSVQEIPYNISILEISSALSSAEAEAPTAAPSQINIINIMSKQGCKSFADLLRPSKALPTFQDSVDGGLTVFCPTDTAVSGFMPKYKNLTDAQKISVLLYHGVPVYQSLQMLKSNNGVMNTLATERANKFDFTVQNDGEDVKLETKVDTASIVGTLIDQDPFVAYKISKVLMPRELFKVSQEEESDAPAESPKASKKGKKKKASPAADAPADGPESDSEDQKAADDNAADSNAARFSMLFFSLIIANLVL, via the coding sequence ATGGAGAAGCAAGGAAGGGTGTTGTTCTTCTCCCTCACAGTCACAGTGCTGCTCTTCTCACTGCTTTCTTCGACGGCCAATGGCCACAACATCACACGCATTCTGGCATCCCACCCCAGCCTCTCCACATTTAACCACTACCTCACACTCACACACCTCGCCGCCGAGATCAACCGCCGCCAGACCATCACCGTCCTCGCCCTCGACAATTCCGCCATGTCCTCCCTCCTCGACAAGCACCTCTCCATCGGCACCCTCAAGAATGTCCTCTCCCTCCACGTCCTCGTCGACTACTTCGGCGCCAAGAAGCTCCACCAGATCACCAACGGCACCACCCTCGTCTCCTCCATGTTCCAGGCCACTGGCACTGCCGCCGGAACTGCCGGCTACGTCAACATCACCAACCTCAAGGGCGGCAAAGTAGGCTTCGCCTCCGAAGACAACGACGGACTCCACTCCTTCTACGTGAAGTCCGTCCAAGAAATCCCCTACAACATCTCCATCCTCGAAATCAGCAGCGCATTGAGCTCCGCCGAAGCAGAAGCACCCACCGCCGCCCCCAGCCAGATCAACATCATCAACATCATGTCCAAGCAAGGTTGCAAGTCATTCGCAGACTTGCTCAGACCTTCCAAGGCTCTTCCAACTTTTCAGGACAGCGTGGACGGTGGCTTGACCGTGTTCTGCCCCACCGACACTGCCGTCAGCGGTTTCATGCCCAAGTACAAGAACCTCACGGACGCGCAGAAGATATCGGTGCTGCTGTACCACGGAGTTCCCGTGTACCAGTCGCTGCAGATGCTCAAGTCAAACAACGGGGTTATGAACACTTTGGCGACAGAAAGAGCGAACAAGTTCGACTTCACGGTGCAGAATGACGGGGAAGATGTGAAGCTTGAGACCAAGGTTGATACGGCGAGCATAGTGGGGACACTGATTGACCAAGACCCCTTTGTTGCGTACAAGATCAGCAAGGTTCTGATGCCGAGGGAACTCTTCAAGGTGAGTCAGGAGGAGGAGAGCGATGCGCCGGCAGAGTCCCCTAAGGCCTCCAAGAAGGGCAAGAAGAAGAAGGCGTCGCCGGCGGCTGATGCCCCGGCAGATGGGCCAGAGTCCGATTCGGAAGATCAGAAGGCTGCTGATGATAACGCTGCTGACAGCAATGCTGCCAGATTCAGCATGCTGTTTTTCAGTTTAATTATTGCAAATTTGGTTctatag